A window of the Bacteriovorax sp. PP10 genome harbors these coding sequences:
- a CDS encoding TldD/PmbA family protein has protein sequence MNLKEILNSLTDLKAEYISLREVKSRSLSMNVRNEVFEGLSTSEDHGLMIEVMMNGQFAYGATNSFEPSEVKKCAEKAKAAAIEASRFSLSKFSLDERPMTVGEYKSPGEIGIDGFNPKEATELLMNLSTAMKVHDHVISRVAQMALTEMDTHFVASNGSDIKQSIHRSGISISAVASSELGNQRRSYGDDQSTQFGLEKFNSAKLIAQATRIANEAMELLNAEECPTETMDLLLAPDQLYLQIHESIGHPLELDRILGDERNYAGWSFVKPQDFGNLKYGSPLMNVTFDPTVVGQFASYFADDIGNKATKEFLIKDGVLLRGLGSLESQKRLNLPGVASQRATSWNRAPIDRMANVNLEPGSSTLEDMIKSVKRGIFMQTNRSWSIDDYRNKFQFGCEYGRLIEDGKLTKLVKNPNYRGVTAPFWNQLKMVGDKSTFEVGGLGNCGKGEPNQVIFVGHASPVCLFSNIEVFGGGK, from the coding sequence ATGAACTTAAAAGAAATTTTAAACTCACTAACGGATTTGAAAGCAGAGTACATTTCACTTCGTGAAGTAAAAAGCAGATCGCTTTCAATGAACGTAAGAAATGAAGTCTTCGAAGGACTAAGTACTTCAGAAGATCATGGGCTCATGATTGAAGTGATGATGAATGGCCAGTTCGCTTACGGCGCGACTAATTCATTCGAACCAAGTGAAGTTAAAAAATGTGCAGAAAAAGCAAAAGCAGCAGCTATCGAAGCAAGCCGCTTTAGCCTTTCAAAATTCTCTCTTGATGAGAGACCAATGACTGTGGGTGAATATAAGAGTCCAGGAGAAATCGGAATCGATGGATTCAATCCCAAAGAGGCCACTGAGCTTCTAATGAATTTATCAACAGCAATGAAAGTGCACGATCACGTCATCAGCAGAGTCGCTCAAATGGCCTTGACTGAAATGGATACACATTTTGTTGCAAGTAACGGTTCTGATATTAAACAAAGCATTCACCGCTCAGGAATTTCAATCAGCGCAGTAGCATCAAGCGAGCTTGGAAATCAAAGAAGAAGTTATGGTGACGACCAAAGTACACAGTTTGGTTTAGAAAAATTTAACAGCGCTAAACTTATTGCACAGGCAACTCGTATTGCTAATGAGGCAATGGAATTGTTAAATGCTGAAGAATGCCCAACAGAAACAATGGATCTATTATTAGCTCCAGATCAACTTTACTTACAGATCCACGAAAGTATCGGCCACCCTTTAGAGCTTGACCGTATTTTAGGTGACGAAAGAAATTACGCTGGATGGAGTTTCGTTAAACCTCAGGATTTTGGAAATCTAAAATATGGATCTCCATTAATGAACGTAACATTCGATCCAACTGTTGTTGGGCAATTCGCAAGTTACTTCGCTGACGATATCGGAAATAAAGCGACAAAAGAATTCTTGATTAAAGACGGAGTTCTTTTAAGAGGACTAGGAAGTCTTGAATCACAAAAAAGATTAAACCTTCCAGGTGTTGCTAGTCAGAGAGCAACGTCGTGGAATAGAGCTCCTATCGATCGTATGGCCAACGTAAATCTTGAACCGGGATCGTCGACATTAGAAGACATGATCAAGTCAGTGAAGCGTGGAATTTTCATGCAAACAAACAGATCATGGTCAATTGATGACTACAGAAATAAATTCCAGTTTGGTTGTGAGTACGGACGTCTGATCGAAGATGGAAAACTAACTAAGCTTGTAAAAAATCCAAATTACCGTGGAGTCACAGCTCCATTCTGGAATCAGTTAAAAATGGTTGGAGATAAATCAACTTTCGAAGTTGGTGGTCTTGGTAACTGCGGAAAAGGGGAGCCAAACCAGGTTATCTTCGTAGGACATGCAAGTCCGGTATGTCTATTCTCAAACATTGAAGTATTCGGAGGGGGGAAATAA
- a CDS encoding TldD/PmbA family protein, with amino-acid sequence MKALESSYLEIFAKKVFAELASDEQLTLNFSAEETLFSRLSKAKVRQVTNLNQAFIDFNFIKGNKVLSFNMPFMANELDFTLALKKLNQSREWIAVLPEDPYLVRPKFYGVTKDENLSTLPKNEEMMSQVLDIAGNVDLAGVFSCGDVVRATINSEGQFHWFKTRNFYLDYSLYNDKQKAVKSLYAGSEWNSDELRRNIKDAEYKLSLMNIESKKVPRGEYRVYLAPSAVSELLGTLSWGGVSMAAHKQGNGSLKDLWEKKKVMSPKFSLKEDFSLGLSPRFNDAGEVAPAELDLIKGGEYINFLVSTRTANEYKVESNFATDWESMRSPVIATGDLDRKDIYKAIGTGLYISDLHYLNWSDRETARITGMTRYACFWVENGEIVAPIEDLRFDESYYSIFGDALEQVTNFAETSPATGSYFQRDVGGSKAPGLLLSQFKFTL; translated from the coding sequence ATGAAAGCACTAGAATCCTCATATTTAGAAATTTTCGCTAAAAAAGTATTCGCTGAACTAGCTTCAGACGAACAACTAACACTAAACTTCTCTGCTGAAGAAACTCTTTTTTCAAGACTTTCAAAAGCAAAAGTTCGTCAGGTGACAAACCTTAACCAGGCCTTCATTGATTTTAACTTCATTAAAGGAAATAAAGTTCTAAGTTTCAATATGCCATTTATGGCCAATGAACTGGACTTCACATTAGCACTTAAAAAACTTAATCAGTCGCGCGAGTGGATTGCAGTTCTTCCTGAAGATCCATATTTAGTTCGCCCGAAATTCTATGGTGTAACAAAAGATGAAAATCTAAGCACACTTCCAAAAAATGAAGAGATGATGTCTCAGGTTTTAGATATCGCTGGTAATGTTGACCTTGCAGGAGTTTTCTCATGCGGTGACGTGGTCCGTGCGACAATCAACTCTGAAGGACAATTCCACTGGTTTAAGACGAGAAACTTCTATCTTGATTACTCACTTTATAACGACAAACAAAAAGCAGTAAAATCGTTATACGCTGGTAGCGAGTGGAACTCTGATGAATTAAGAAGAAACATCAAAGATGCTGAGTACAAACTTTCTCTGATGAATATCGAATCTAAAAAAGTCCCTCGTGGTGAGTACAGAGTTTATCTGGCACCTTCTGCTGTTAGTGAACTTTTAGGAACACTTTCTTGGGGAGGAGTTTCAATGGCCGCCCACAAACAAGGGAATGGGTCATTAAAAGATCTTTGGGAAAAGAAAAAAGTCATGTCTCCGAAGTTTTCATTAAAAGAAGATTTCTCTCTGGGATTATCACCACGTTTTAACGACGCCGGTGAAGTGGCCCCTGCTGAACTTGATTTAATCAAAGGCGGCGAGTACATAAATTTCTTAGTTTCAACAAGAACAGCAAACGAATACAAAGTTGAATCAAACTTTGCAACAGACTGGGAGTCGATGAGATCTCCAGTTATTGCTACAGGTGATTTAGACCGCAAAGACATCTACAAAGCAATCGGAACGGGTCTTTATATTTCTGATCTTCACTACCTGAACTGGTCAGATAGAGAGACCGCTCGTATCACTGGTATGACTAGATACGCGTGTTTCTGGGTTGAAAATGGAGAGATCGTAGCTCCGATTGAAGACCTTCGTTTTGATGAAAGTTATTATTCGATTTTCGGAGACGCTCTAGAGCAAGTGACAAACTTTGCAGAAACAAGTCCTGCTACAGGATCTTATTTCCAAAGAGATGTTGGTGGTTCAAAAGCTCCGGGACTTCTGCTTTCTCAGTTTAAGTTTACGTTATAA
- a CDS encoding sensor histidine kinase, with protein MKNSVLTNYLKIYRFIASNRLAKKDLPERYMHAHLVSVLSTGLLMWAYAFVACETMTSPIPGIVGIAASTVHLLSPLLYRRSNNYFLFSNIFIATGLIHQSTFAFYTGGFDSNILIWLGILPMISGVIAGRKGALLWAFITASTVLGFLMLKLSGFHFPFAISESGQVVSQGLILFGWIFLSTVIIWVHVLLVEQNSTKLEDSRQRTQNLINVLSHDISTPLTVISVKLNHLIKTPLSELQLNSVARAYKATERVIQITESIKELRLTELGKKEITYGEIDLREMILELKEIFADRLDQKNIRFNWSVSSEVYSFISSRSLILNQILGNLLSNAIKFSTAGSEIRLRISKLDHGIQFLLEDSGLGIPKDMRENIFEANLSRSCIGTNGEVGTGFGLPIVKGCVDRLNGKITFETKTSHEGPPGTRFKLFFPT; from the coding sequence TTGAAGAATAGTGTTTTAACAAACTATTTAAAGATCTACCGCTTTATCGCGAGTAATCGACTAGCAAAGAAGGATCTTCCTGAAAGGTACATGCACGCTCATTTGGTGTCGGTTCTTTCTACAGGTCTTTTAATGTGGGCCTATGCTTTTGTAGCTTGTGAGACGATGACTTCACCGATTCCAGGAATTGTAGGGATTGCAGCGAGCACTGTGCATTTGTTGTCGCCACTTCTGTATAGAAGAAGTAACAACTACTTTTTATTTTCCAATATCTTTATTGCAACTGGATTGATTCATCAGTCCACTTTTGCTTTTTACACAGGTGGATTCGACAGCAATATTTTAATCTGGCTGGGAATTCTTCCAATGATTTCCGGAGTTATTGCTGGACGCAAAGGCGCACTTCTTTGGGCCTTCATTACGGCCAGCACCGTGCTTGGTTTTTTAATGTTAAAGTTAAGCGGGTTTCATTTTCCGTTTGCTATTAGTGAGTCCGGGCAAGTGGTCTCTCAGGGACTCATTCTTTTTGGATGGATTTTCCTCTCAACTGTCATTATCTGGGTACACGTTTTATTAGTTGAACAAAATTCAACTAAACTTGAAGACTCGCGCCAGAGAACTCAAAACTTGATCAACGTTTTAAGCCACGACATCTCAACACCTCTGACTGTTATCTCAGTTAAGTTAAATCATTTAATTAAAACTCCACTTAGTGAATTGCAATTGAACTCGGTGGCCAGAGCTTACAAGGCGACAGAGAGAGTAATTCAGATTACCGAGAGTATTAAAGAGCTGCGCTTAACTGAGCTTGGTAAAAAAGAAATCACTTATGGTGAAATTGATTTAAGAGAAATGATTTTAGAATTAAAAGAAATATTTGCAGATAGACTCGACCAAAAGAACATCCGTTTTAACTGGTCAGTTTCAAGCGAAGTGTACTCGTTTATTTCCAGCAGAAGTTTGATCTTGAATCAGATCCTGGGAAATCTTTTATCAAACGCCATTAAATTCTCAACGGCAGGAAGTGAGATCAGGCTGCGCATTTCAAAGCTTGATCATGGAATTCAATTTCTACTGGAAGATAGTGGACTTGGGATTCCAAAAGATATGCGCGAGAATATTTTTGAAGCGAACCTTTCAAGATCTTGTATCGGAACAAATGGTGAAGTAGGGACAGGCTTTGGTCTTCCAATTGTTAAAGGCTGCGTGGACAGGCTTAATGGGAAGATTACTTTCGAAACTAAAACTTCTCATGAAGGCCCGCCAGGCACGCGATTTAAACTCTTTTTTCCAACCTAA
- a CDS encoding nuclear transport factor 2 family protein: MKGLTSLALFLALSTNVIAATQQEKNKKLVVDFYEMAFNQHRPTEAAKKFIGDKYIQHNPFVPNGAEAFYTYFEGHFKKNPASRALIKRAIADGDLVALHLNSKENDKDPGRAIVDIFRVENDKIVEHWDVIQEVPTKGTANTNTMF; this comes from the coding sequence ATGAAGGGCCTAACATCACTAGCGCTGTTTCTAGCGCTCTCTACTAATGTCATTGCAGCTACTCAACAGGAAAAAAATAAAAAGCTCGTTGTCGATTTTTATGAAATGGCCTTCAATCAGCACAGGCCGACTGAAGCTGCCAAAAAATTTATTGGCGACAAATACATTCAGCACAATCCCTTTGTTCCCAATGGAGCAGAGGCCTTTTATACATACTTTGAAGGTCATTTTAAAAAGAATCCTGCTTCACGTGCTTTAATTAAGCGCGCGATCGCCGATGGGGACTTGGTTGCTCTTCACCTTAATTCAAAAGAAAATGATAAAGATCCTGGAAGAGCAATCGTGGATATCTTTAGAGTTGAAAACGATAAAATTGTTGAGCACTGGGATGTGATTCAAGAAGTTCCCACAAAAGGAACGGCAAACACTAATACAATGTTTTAG
- a CDS encoding ABC transporter permease: protein MNEMIFLFATTLMYSTPLIFTALGGVMSEKSGVINIGLEGMMTFGAFAASWVAITMQNPWLGLLAGGIAGLLLALLHAIASIKFKANQVVSGMAINFLGSGLAIFFCRIFFEGASMTPPLDLEKKIPAFFNQYATVYIAFAMTILIWFIFNKTRLGLRLISAGEHPKASVAAGINVSLYRYIGVLSSGFLAGVGGGSLSIAIVSNFRPTLISGQGFIALAAMIFGKWNPVGTLFACLFFGLSQALVVFIGGFENLQVSSQLLATLPYVLTLIILVGFMGKTTAPSALGQ, encoded by the coding sequence ATGAATGAAATGATTTTTCTTTTTGCAACAACACTTATGTACTCGACTCCGCTGATCTTCACTGCTCTTGGTGGTGTAATGTCTGAGAAGTCTGGAGTGATTAATATTGGTCTTGAAGGGATGATGACTTTTGGTGCGTTCGCCGCCTCATGGGTTGCTATTACAATGCAGAACCCTTGGCTTGGTTTACTTGCTGGTGGGATCGCAGGCCTTCTGCTTGCTCTTCTTCACGCAATTGCTTCAATTAAATTTAAGGCCAATCAGGTTGTTTCTGGTATGGCGATTAACTTCTTAGGAAGTGGTTTAGCCATTTTCTTTTGCAGAATCTTTTTTGAAGGAGCGAGCATGACTCCTCCACTTGATTTAGAAAAAAAGATACCGGCCTTCTTTAATCAATACGCAACCGTGTATATCGCTTTTGCTATGACGATTTTAATCTGGTTCATCTTTAACAAGACAAGATTAGGGTTAAGACTCATCAGTGCCGGTGAGCATCCTAAAGCTTCTGTGGCCGCAGGGATCAATGTTTCTTTATACCGTTATATTGGTGTCCTTTCTTCAGGATTTTTAGCTGGTGTCGGAGGTGGTAGCTTATCTATCGCCATCGTATCTAACTTCCGTCCAACACTTATTTCAGGACAAGGCTTCATTGCTCTTGCTGCGATGATCTTTGGAAAATGGAATCCGGTAGGAACACTGTTTGCGTGTCTATTCTTTGGCCTCTCTCAAGCATTAGTAGTCTTTATCGGTGGGTTTGAAAACCTTCAGGTATCTTCGCAGCTTCTTGCGACTCTGCCGTATGTCTTGACGTTAATTATTCTGGTAGGCTTCATGGGTAAAACAACTGCACCAAGTGCACTTGGACAATAA
- a CDS encoding ABC transporter permease: MKKFLISILSILMGLLIGGIVLKLSHISPIEAYKVMWDGAFSQPNYISYIIVRSTPLILTGLSVAFAFRTGLFNIGAEGQFIIGALAASFLGFHFNFNPWIQIPLVMMLATMAASLYGGLSGFLKARFGVHEVLSTIMLNWIALYFSNYAVFIEGFRRPDMETTEFINESTSIGILDKWKVSDAGLEWLSKHEFWSSFMRPPVNAGIFLALIAVVVVWIILNKTTFGYKLKSVGFSPAASEYAGISTKMKVTQAMMISGALSGLAGATHVMGVSNNVAVLAAHEGYGFDGIAVALIGSNNPFGVLFSGFFLGALKYSGQKIQSTLEAPSEVIGIMIGAIIFFIAIPSIFNFVTKKRIKNP; encoded by the coding sequence ATGAAAAAATTTTTAATCAGCATTCTTTCAATCCTGATGGGATTATTAATTGGCGGGATCGTTTTAAAACTTTCTCATATCTCTCCTATCGAAGCTTACAAAGTCATGTGGGATGGGGCCTTCTCTCAACCTAATTACATTTCTTATATTATCGTTCGTTCGACTCCGTTAATCTTAACTGGTCTATCGGTTGCTTTTGCTTTCCGTACAGGGCTTTTTAATATTGGAGCTGAAGGGCAGTTTATTATCGGTGCACTGGCCGCAAGTTTCCTTGGTTTTCATTTCAACTTCAATCCATGGATTCAAATTCCACTGGTGATGATGCTCGCGACTATGGCCGCTTCTCTTTACGGAGGGCTTAGTGGATTTCTAAAGGCACGTTTTGGTGTGCATGAAGTTTTATCGACGATCATGCTTAATTGGATTGCACTTTATTTTTCAAACTACGCAGTCTTTATTGAAGGTTTCAGACGTCCTGATATGGAGACGACTGAGTTTATCAATGAATCAACATCGATTGGTATTTTAGATAAGTGGAAAGTTTCAGACGCAGGGCTAGAATGGCTATCTAAGCATGAATTCTGGTCTTCTTTTATGAGACCACCGGTGAACGCGGGAATCTTCCTGGCGCTGATTGCTGTGGTTGTCGTGTGGATTATTTTAAACAAGACGACATTTGGTTATAAACTAAAGTCAGTAGGCTTTAGCCCAGCGGCGAGTGAATACGCTGGTATCAGTACAAAAATGAAAGTGACTCAGGCGATGATGATCTCGGGTGCTCTTTCAGGACTTGCAGGTGCCACTCACGTGATGGGTGTGTCTAATAACGTTGCAGTGCTTGCTGCTCACGAAGGTTACGGGTTTGACGGGATTGCCGTTGCTTTAATTGGATCAAACAATCCATTTGGAGTTTTATTCTCAGGTTTTTTCCTTGGGGCCTTAAAATACTCGGGACAAAAAATTCAATCAACACTTGAAGCTCCCTCTGAAGTTATCGGGATCATGATTGGCGCGATTATTTTCTTTATCGCCATTCCATCGATCTTTAATTTTGTGACGAAAAAAAGGATCAAAAATCCATGA
- a CDS encoding ABC transporter ATP-binding protein, which produces MLALELKNISKTFGTFKANNKINLAVKNGEVHAILGENGAGKSTLMKTIYGEHLPDAGGEIILRGVKTEIETPAHAISLGIGMVHQHFRLVRPFTILQNVILGIEPKNFLGMINYKKARKDIEAIVEKYKLDLDLDQKIENVSVGTQQRVEIIKTLYRNAEIIILDEPTAVLTPQEIKVFYCIINNLKSQGKTIIIITHKLHEIKEIADRCTIIRKGEFIETVDVAVTSETELASKMVGREVELVVEKTPALPNGEVVFKIQNLNVVNSKQHQCITNFTFNLKKGEITGLAGIDGNGQSELVQALTGLRKTNSGKILINDHDITNLSPKQIYKNKLGCIPEDRQRVGLVMDFKVKENFVLQQIDEKPFSNYGFIVNRELTKFSNELISRFDIRPPNPELNASNLSGGNQQKIILAREIVHNPDVLIAFQPTRGLDVGAIEYVHRELIKLRDQGKAILLISYELDEIINLSDRIGVIYKGQLWADLDHQTIVSSPKLKEDIGLYMAGGKPA; this is translated from the coding sequence ATGCTGGCACTTGAACTAAAAAATATTTCCAAAACTTTTGGAACATTTAAAGCAAATAATAAAATCAACCTCGCTGTGAAAAACGGCGAGGTTCATGCCATCCTCGGCGAAAACGGTGCCGGTAAATCTACACTCATGAAAACAATCTACGGCGAGCATCTTCCAGATGCCGGTGGTGAGATTATTCTTCGTGGTGTGAAAACGGAAATCGAAACCCCCGCTCACGCCATCTCGCTTGGGATTGGAATGGTTCACCAGCACTTTAGACTGGTACGCCCTTTTACGATTCTCCAAAACGTCATCCTTGGGATTGAACCAAAAAACTTCCTGGGAATGATCAACTATAAAAAAGCACGCAAAGATATCGAAGCGATTGTTGAAAAATACAAACTCGATTTAGATCTTGATCAAAAAATTGAAAACGTGAGTGTTGGTACTCAACAGCGCGTGGAAATTATCAAGACGCTTTATAGGAACGCTGAGATCATCATTTTAGATGAACCTACAGCTGTTCTGACTCCACAAGAAATTAAAGTCTTCTATTGCATCATCAACAACCTTAAGTCTCAGGGTAAGACGATTATCATCATCACTCACAAGCTTCACGAGATTAAAGAAATCGCCGACCGTTGTACCATCATCAGAAAAGGTGAATTCATTGAGACGGTTGATGTAGCAGTGACAAGTGAAACGGAACTTGCCTCTAAAATGGTAGGAAGAGAAGTTGAGCTGGTCGTAGAAAAAACTCCTGCCCTTCCTAATGGCGAAGTTGTTTTTAAGATCCAAAACTTAAATGTAGTGAATTCAAAACAGCACCAATGTATTACGAACTTCACTTTCAATCTTAAAAAAGGTGAAATCACAGGTCTTGCCGGTATCGATGGGAATGGTCAGAGTGAATTAGTTCAGGCCTTAACAGGCCTACGTAAAACCAACTCTGGTAAAATTTTAATCAACGACCACGACATTACCAATCTTTCACCGAAACAAATTTATAAAAATAAACTGGGATGCATTCCCGAAGACCGCCAAAGAGTGGGTCTGGTTATGGATTTCAAAGTTAAAGAAAATTTTGTTCTTCAGCAAATTGATGAAAAACCATTTTCGAATTATGGATTCATCGTTAATCGTGAACTAACAAAATTTTCTAATGAATTAATTTCCCGCTTTGATATCAGGCCACCTAATCCTGAATTGAATGCCTCTAATCTTTCTGGTGGAAATCAGCAGAAGATTATTCTTGCCCGTGAAATCGTTCATAACCCTGACGTCTTGATTGCCTTCCAGCCTACTCGTGGTCTGGATGTTGGTGCGATTGAATACGTTCACCGTGAATTGATTAAATTGCGCGATCAAGGCAAAGCGATTTTACTTATCTCTTATGAACTCGATGAGATCATCAATTTGAGTGACCGCATCGGAGTTATTTATAAAGGACAACTGTGGGCCGACCTGGACCACCAGACCATCGTCTCAAGTCCAAAACTTAAAGAAGACATCGGTCTTTACATGGCGGGAGGAAAACCTGCATGA
- a CDS encoding BMP family lipoprotein: MRIKNVLFSLVLLCVSAIVPATSSAAPLKVGMVTDVGGVNDQSFNQSAWEGLTKVKKELGIKTSYQESKQDADYPANLETLLDAKNDLIWGIGFKMADAILIAAKQNPKQKYAIIDYSFGAKTPKNVVGVMFKAEEGAFLAGYIAAKMSKTGTLGFIGGMSVPIIHSFQYGFKAGAKYANKKINILEQHAESFTDAAKGKAIANQMIGKGADVIFHAAGAVGDGVIEAVKEKDKMAVGVDRDQNYLAPKNVITSSMKRVDNAVFNVVSDLSKGVFKGGTTVEYGLKDGAVDIAPTTTKMIPSILLEDVAKIKKEIIAGKIKIPSTSSAYAAYIKTVK; this comes from the coding sequence ATGAGAATTAAAAATGTTCTGTTCTCGCTTGTCTTACTATGTGTATCGGCCATCGTTCCGGCAACTTCATCCGCTGCGCCGCTCAAAGTCGGTATGGTTACAGATGTGGGTGGCGTTAACGACCAGTCTTTCAACCAATCTGCTTGGGAAGGGCTAACAAAGGTAAAAAAAGAGCTAGGCATTAAGACTAGTTACCAGGAATCTAAGCAAGATGCAGACTATCCTGCCAACTTAGAAACTTTATTAGACGCTAAAAACGACCTGATCTGGGGTATCGGCTTTAAGATGGCCGACGCTATCCTAATTGCAGCTAAACAAAATCCAAAACAAAAATATGCGATCATCGATTACTCTTTCGGAGCTAAAACTCCAAAGAACGTTGTGGGTGTTATGTTCAAAGCTGAAGAAGGTGCTTTTCTTGCTGGTTACATTGCTGCAAAAATGAGCAAAACGGGAACTCTTGGGTTCATCGGTGGAATGAGTGTTCCTATCATTCACAGTTTCCAATACGGATTTAAGGCCGGAGCAAAATACGCTAACAAAAAAATTAATATCCTTGAGCAACACGCAGAATCTTTTACTGATGCTGCTAAAGGAAAAGCTATTGCTAACCAAATGATCGGGAAAGGCGCTGACGTTATCTTCCACGCCGCTGGTGCTGTTGGTGATGGTGTTATTGAAGCTGTTAAGGAAAAAGATAAAATGGCCGTTGGTGTTGACCGCGATCAAAATTACCTTGCTCCAAAAAACGTGATCACTTCAAGCATGAAGAGAGTCGACAACGCTGTATTCAATGTTGTGTCTGACTTAAGCAAAGGTGTCTTCAAAGGTGGAACAACTGTTGAGTACGGTCTAAAAGACGGTGCTGTTGATATTGCTCCAACAACAACGAAGATGATTCCTTCTATTCTTCTTGAAGATGTAGCAAAAATTAAAAAAGAAATCATTGCTGGAAAAATTAAAATTCCTTCAACCTCAAGCGCTTACGCAGCTTATATCAAAACAGTAAAATAA
- a CDS encoding TolC family protein produces the protein MGSSKLFISCLFTVLYASNSYAVTLGESFNSALLNNQSDNINESRLKQSMEQRAKGQGSYYPTLSVRGTYLKQEKFEDQKTLGLNLTTSLYNGGRDRQLIRNADAGVKIAENQRQLDRVALYMEVVDSYYTFLLNQNDEKNLNLLKKQSQERVDEIRKRLQIGRSRRGELLQAEAQLASVDAQLLDAQGLLKQSEARFYILTGLNKDKAIDMKFDETTPVKPLEEYISMALSREDVQNKQLEIQQFDGDVKISKGSYLPTLDLLSNYYALKEGGSTASKNSDWDVGLNLTIPLYEGGVTQALVRETTAKKQSAEYQLTDYKKNLQIEITSRYELFHRYFDQIKAFDLALQKAKRSYEETTKDYRLGLVSNLDVLTSLNLYLDSKRNSEKTKILAVLNHKQLEATAGIIQ, from the coding sequence ATGGGTTCATCAAAACTGTTTATTAGTTGTTTATTTACTGTTCTTTATGCTTCAAATTCATATGCCGTTACCTTAGGAGAGAGCTTTAACAGTGCTCTTTTAAACAACCAATCCGACAACATTAACGAGTCAAGACTTAAGCAAAGTATGGAGCAAAGAGCTAAAGGCCAGGGTTCATACTACCCAACACTTTCAGTGCGCGGGACTTACTTAAAGCAAGAAAAGTTTGAAGACCAAAAGACTCTTGGGTTAAACCTGACAACGAGTTTATACAATGGTGGACGCGACCGTCAGTTAATTAGAAATGCTGATGCTGGTGTGAAGATCGCAGAAAACCAAAGACAGCTCGACCGAGTGGCCTTGTATATGGAAGTCGTCGATTCTTATTACACTTTTTTACTGAATCAAAACGACGAAAAAAACCTGAACCTTTTAAAAAAGCAAAGTCAGGAGCGTGTTGATGAAATTAGAAAGCGCTTACAAATCGGACGCTCAAGAAGAGGAGAATTGCTACAAGCAGAAGCTCAACTGGCCTCAGTTGATGCTCAACTTTTAGACGCTCAAGGTTTACTAAAACAAAGTGAAGCGCGCTTTTATATCTTAACTGGATTGAATAAGGATAAAGCGATTGATATGAAATTTGATGAAACAACTCCGGTTAAACCACTGGAAGAGTACATCAGCATGGCCTTGTCTCGTGAAGATGTTCAAAACAAGCAACTCGAAATCCAGCAATTTGATGGAGACGTAAAAATTTCAAAAGGAAGTTATCTTCCGACTCTTGATCTTCTTTCAAATTACTACGCTCTTAAAGAAGGTGGCTCGACTGCTTCAAAAAACTCAGACTGGGATGTGGGCTTAAACTTAACAATTCCTCTTTATGAAGGGGGAGTGACTCAAGCACTAGTTAGAGAAACGACAGCAAAAAAACAATCGGCAGAGTATCAGTTAACTGATTACAAAAAAAATCTTCAGATTGAAATCACTTCAAGATATGAATTGTTTCATCGTTATTTTGATCAGATCAAAGCTTTTGACTTAGCTCTTCAAAAAGCAAAAAGAAGTTATGAAGAAACAACAAAAGACTACCGTTTAGGACTGGTATCTAACCTGGACGTTCTAACTTCATTAAATCTTTATTTAGATAGCAAAAGAAATTCTGAAAAAACAAAAATTCTTGCGGTGTTAAATCACAAGCAACTTGAAGCAACTGCTGGTATCATCCAATAA
- a CDS encoding YkgJ family cysteine cluster protein — protein sequence MNNNPVVTLQENASGFFDKISEKHSDKMQCKKGCSKCCQTDISVFEIESDRIEDWFAAQEPVEQQRLLDLWQTPNQETYCTFLYNDQCTIYEARPLICRTQGLPLYVASENVLDYCPLNFKAGDPPKEDWLNLERMNTLLSFAASTEKKDKRIRLKKLKTKLLTTLK from the coding sequence ATGAATAATAATCCGGTCGTAACATTACAAGAAAATGCCTCTGGTTTTTTTGATAAAATCAGTGAAAAGCATAGTGATAAAATGCAATGTAAAAAAGGCTGCTCGAAATGCTGCCAGACGGACATTAGCGTTTTTGAAATTGAATCAGATCGTATCGAAGATTGGTTTGCCGCTCAAGAACCAGTTGAGCAACAACGTCTATTGGACTTATGGCAAACACCTAATCAAGAAACTTATTGTACATTTCTTTACAATGACCAATGCACAATCTACGAAGCAAGACCTCTTATCTGCCGCACTCAAGGTTTACCTTTGTATGTGGCCAGTGAAAATGTTCTCGATTACTGCCCGCTGAATTTTAAAGCAGGTGATCCTCCTAAAGAAGACTGGTTGAATTTAGAGCGAATGAATACACTTCTCTCGTTTGCTGCATCGACTGAAAAAAAAGATAAACGAATTCGTCTCAAAAAACTTAAGACTAAACTCTTAACTACGCTAAAATAA